A single genomic interval of Halomonas sp. GT harbors:
- a CDS encoding RNA methyltransferase, which yields MLSNIRIVLVQTFHPGNIGATARAMKTMGLSELLLVNPRAFPDDEATRMAAGATDVLENARCVSTLEEAVSDCVQVVGASARLRSLPLPHFDEPDDMAQQVIENAAQAPVALVFGRERSGLTNDEIRCCTHQVSIPANPEYGILNLSQAVQILAYEVHRAWRKRDDSHFMYQRPLEATPPSREQFVHFQEHLGRLMQQSGFLTQPHARTEEQLQALFSRAQPNRKELSLLRGLLSAFESHLPRQ from the coding sequence GTGCTCTCCAATATTCGCATCGTACTAGTGCAAACCTTCCACCCAGGCAACATTGGCGCTACTGCTCGCGCGATGAAAACCATGGGCTTATCCGAGCTCTTATTGGTTAATCCGCGCGCATTCCCAGATGACGAAGCAACTCGCATGGCCGCAGGTGCAACAGATGTACTTGAAAATGCCCGGTGTGTAAGCACCCTTGAAGAAGCAGTTAGTGATTGCGTACAAGTGGTCGGTGCAAGCGCAAGGCTCCGCAGCCTGCCTCTCCCGCATTTCGATGAACCTGATGACATGGCGCAGCAGGTAATTGAGAACGCCGCACAAGCGCCGGTTGCACTCGTATTCGGGCGTGAGCGCTCAGGTCTCACCAACGACGAAATACGTTGCTGCACACACCAAGTCAGCATACCTGCCAACCCTGAATACGGTATTTTAAATCTATCACAGGCCGTGCAGATTTTAGCGTATGAAGTACACCGTGCTTGGCGGAAGCGCGATGATAGTCACTTCATGTACCAACGGCCACTTGAAGCCACGCCGCCCAGCCGCGAGCAGTTTGTGCACTTCCAAGAGCACCTTGGGCGGTTGATGCAGCAAAGTGGCTTTCTTACCCAGCCCCATGCCCGCACTGAAGAACAACTTCAGGCGTTGTTTTCCCGTGCTCAGCCCAACCGTAAGGAACTCTCCTTACTCCGCGGCCTACTGAGCGCTTTCGAGTCGCACCTACCTAGGCAATAA
- a CDS encoding Na+/H+ antiporter family protein, protein MNAVILAVLVMVALSLARVSVVFALVVGALVGGLVGGLSLDETLSAFNDGVGGGAQVALAYATLGAFAVAISRSGLPDMLANRLITMLGKEATAAHQARVKVFLLVAVLLVAISSQNAIPVHIAFIPVLIPPLLVVMNRLQLDRRAVACALTFGLTAPYMLLPVGFGAIFLNDILLANLNSAGESLGLEITRGMVPMAMAIPVGGMAIGLLVALFFSYRGQREYTNKDLVSTNAHQGHSPAKPHTFGLVMSGVAIVAALGLQLYTGSMIIGGLVGIGLLSLGGIFKWREADDLFTSGMRMMALIGFIMISAAGFAEVMKATGDIESLVTGAFELFGDNRGLAAFVMLLVGLFITLGIGSSFSTIPIIAAIFVPLAVQFGFSPMATVVLVGTAAALGDAGSPASDSTLGPTSGLNVDGQHDHMWDSVVPTFLHYNIPLIAFGWLAAMSL, encoded by the coding sequence TTGGCGGCTTGGTTGGCGGCCTGTCACTGGATGAAACGCTCAGTGCATTCAATGATGGTGTTGGTGGAGGCGCGCAAGTAGCCCTTGCTTATGCCACGTTGGGAGCCTTTGCGGTGGCAATTTCCCGTTCTGGGCTGCCCGATATGTTGGCCAATCGCCTGATTACGATGTTGGGGAAAGAAGCGACTGCGGCACATCAAGCACGGGTAAAGGTGTTTTTGCTCGTTGCAGTGCTCTTAGTGGCTATCTCATCACAAAACGCCATTCCGGTGCATATAGCGTTTATCCCAGTGCTGATTCCGCCGTTGTTAGTGGTAATGAATCGTCTCCAGCTTGACCGCCGCGCGGTGGCGTGTGCGCTCACCTTTGGGTTAACCGCTCCGTATATGCTGCTACCTGTAGGATTTGGCGCGATCTTTTTGAATGATATTCTACTGGCAAATTTAAATAGCGCCGGCGAGTCACTGGGCTTAGAAATTACGCGGGGAATGGTGCCCATGGCAATGGCTATTCCGGTAGGCGGAATGGCGATTGGCTTGCTCGTAGCACTTTTTTTCAGCTACCGTGGGCAGCGTGAATATACTAATAAAGATCTAGTGTCGACTAATGCCCACCAAGGTCATTCGCCTGCAAAGCCTCATACGTTTGGGTTGGTGATGTCGGGCGTGGCTATTGTGGCTGCATTAGGTTTACAGCTTTATACCGGCTCTATGATTATTGGTGGGCTAGTGGGGATTGGTTTGCTTTCGCTGGGCGGCATTTTTAAGTGGCGTGAAGCAGACGATCTATTTACCAGTGGTATGCGCATGATGGCGTTGATCGGCTTCATCATGATTTCAGCAGCGGGCTTTGCAGAAGTAATGAAGGCGACAGGGGATATCGAGTCGCTAGTGACAGGTGCGTTTGAACTGTTTGGTGATAACCGCGGTTTAGCGGCGTTTGTTATGCTGCTGGTAGGCTTGTTTATTACCCTGGGGATTGGCTCATCGTTTTCAACCATTCCCATTATCGCAGCGATTTTTGTACCGCTGGCGGTGCAGTTCGGTTTCTCGCCAATGGCGACGGTTGTACTGGTTGGTACGGCGGCTGCACTGGGCGATGCGGGATCGCCAGCGTCTGATTCCACGCTGGGGCCAACGTCAGGTCTAAATGTTGATGGCCAGCATGATCATATGTGGGACAGCGTGGTGCCTACCTTCCTGCACTACAATATACCGCTGATTGCATTTGGGTGGCTGGCAGCGATGTCGCTTTAA
- a CDS encoding FxsA family protein, translated as MPILIFISLFTLVDFVLLFTIGSQIGLLTTLLLVLGTGFIGLHLIRKEGVSTLARAQQRMQAGEIPSQELFTGAALIFGGALLLAPGFLSDALGIACLIPNARQLMFKALTWLGLKGATGQQQHARHEQANASRSSDQEGPIEGEFISRDETARRR; from the coding sequence ATGCCCATTCTTATTTTTATATCGCTGTTTACGTTAGTTGATTTTGTACTACTGTTTACAATCGGTAGCCAAATTGGTTTGTTAACCACCCTGCTACTGGTACTGGGCACTGGTTTTATTGGGCTACACCTAATCCGCAAAGAGGGTGTTTCCACACTTGCGCGCGCGCAACAGCGTATGCAAGCAGGTGAAATTCCTTCTCAAGAACTGTTTACAGGGGCCGCACTGATTTTCGGTGGCGCATTACTTTTGGCCCCAGGCTTTCTCTCTGATGCGCTCGGCATCGCTTGTCTAATACCTAACGCTCGCCAGCTCATGTTCAAAGCCCTCACTTGGTTGGGCTTAAAAGGCGCCACTGGTCAACAACAGCATGCCCGTCACGAGCAAGCCAATGCATCTCGCTCAAGCGATCAAGAAGGGCCGATTGAAGGCGAATTTATTAGCCGCGATGAAACAGCAAGACGGCGCTGA
- a CDS encoding co-chaperone GroES has translation MNIRPLHDRVVVRRVEEEQKTAGGIVLPGNAQEKPTRGEVLAVGNGRILDNGDVRPLDVKVGDSVIFKDGFGVEKQKINGEEVLIMSEADILAVVEG, from the coding sequence ATGAATATCCGTCCTTTGCACGATCGCGTCGTTGTTCGTCGCGTGGAAGAAGAGCAGAAAACCGCTGGCGGCATCGTGCTTCCGGGCAACGCCCAGGAAAAACCCACTCGCGGTGAAGTCCTGGCGGTTGGTAATGGTCGCATTCTCGACAACGGTGACGTTCGCCCGTTGGACGTTAAAGTTGGCGACTCGGTGATTTTCAAAGACGGTTTCGGCGTTGAGAAACAAAAAATCAACGGCGAAGAAGTTCTGATCATGAGCGAAGCCGATATCTTGGCAGTTGTCGAAGGCTAA
- the groL gene encoding chaperonin GroEL (60 kDa chaperone family; promotes refolding of misfolded polypeptides especially under stressful conditions; forms two stacked rings of heptamers to form a barrel-shaped 14mer; ends can be capped by GroES; misfolded proteins enter the barrel where they are refolded when GroES binds): MAAKQVKFSDDARKRMARGVDVLANAVKVTLGPKGRNVVLDKSFGAPTVTKDGVSVAKEIELKDKFENMGAQMVKEVASKTSDAAGDGTTTATVLAQAIVAEGLKGVTAGMNPMDLKRGIDQAVNAAVKEIQAMSVPCTDTKSIAQVGTISANGDKRIGEIIAEAMEKVGKEGVITVDEGRGFEDELEVVEGMQFDRGYLSPYFVTNQDTMAVELEDPYILLVDKKISNIRELLPVLEAVAKQGKPLAIIAEDIEGEALATLVVNNMRGIVKVAAAKAPGFGDRRKAMLQDIAILTNGTVISEEVGLTLEQANLDHLGTAKRMTMSKENTTIIDGAGVENDIEARVNQIRAQIEETSSDYDKEKLQERVAKLAGGVAVIRVGAATEVEMKEKKARVEDALHSTRAAVEEGVVPGGGTALVRVMAKVQGLTGDNEDQNHGINMALRAMQSPLRQIVTNAGEEAAVVINRVKDGEGNFGYNAQTGEYGDLFEMGVLDPAKVTRTALQSAGSVAGLMITTECMIADDPEEKDAAPDMGGMGGMGGMGGMM; the protein is encoded by the coding sequence ATGGCAGCTAAGCAAGTTAAATTCTCCGATGATGCTCGCAAACGCATGGCACGTGGCGTTGACGTTCTGGCCAACGCAGTAAAAGTTACCCTCGGTCCAAAAGGCCGTAACGTGGTACTGGACAAATCCTTCGGCGCGCCAACCGTTACTAAAGATGGTGTATCGGTTGCAAAAGAGATTGAGCTGAAAGACAAGTTCGAGAACATGGGCGCTCAGATGGTTAAGGAAGTTGCTTCCAAAACGTCTGACGCCGCAGGCGACGGTACTACTACAGCAACTGTTCTGGCCCAAGCAATTGTCGCAGAAGGCTTAAAAGGCGTTACTGCGGGTATGAACCCAATGGATCTTAAGCGCGGCATCGACCAAGCGGTCAATGCGGCAGTCAAAGAGATCCAGGCAATGTCTGTTCCTTGCACCGACACCAAGTCGATTGCTCAGGTAGGCACAATCTCGGCTAACGGCGACAAGCGCATTGGCGAGATCATCGCTGAAGCGATGGAAAAAGTCGGTAAAGAAGGCGTCATCACCGTTGATGAAGGTCGTGGCTTTGAAGACGAATTGGAAGTCGTTGAAGGTATGCAGTTTGATCGCGGCTACCTCTCGCCCTACTTCGTGACCAACCAAGACACCATGGCTGTTGAGCTGGAAGACCCTTACATCCTGCTCGTAGACAAGAAAATCTCCAACATCCGCGAATTACTGCCAGTGCTGGAAGCGGTTGCTAAGCAAGGCAAACCGCTCGCAATTATCGCTGAAGATATCGAAGGCGAAGCGCTAGCAACGCTGGTAGTGAACAACATGCGCGGCATCGTTAAAGTTGCTGCCGCTAAGGCACCTGGCTTCGGCGACCGTCGCAAAGCGATGCTACAGGATATCGCTATCCTGACTAACGGCACCGTGATTTCTGAGGAAGTTGGTCTGACGCTTGAGCAAGCGAACCTGGATCACCTGGGTACCGCTAAGCGCATGACGATGTCTAAAGAAAACACCACCATCATCGATGGCGCTGGTGTCGAAAATGACATCGAAGCACGCGTTAACCAGATTCGTGCACAAATCGAAGAAACCTCTTCTGATTACGACAAAGAGAAGCTGCAAGAGCGCGTTGCCAAGCTGGCAGGCGGTGTTGCTGTTATTCGCGTCGGTGCGGCTACCGAAGTAGAAATGAAAGAGAAGAAAGCTCGTGTTGAAGATGCGCTGCACTCAACCCGCGCTGCAGTAGAAGAAGGCGTTGTACCTGGTGGCGGTACTGCACTGGTTCGCGTCATGGCTAAAGTACAGGGCCTGACTGGCGACAACGAAGACCAGAACCATGGTATCAACATGGCGCTGCGCGCTATGCAGTCTCCGCTGCGTCAGATTGTTACCAATGCCGGTGAAGAAGCGGCTGTTGTTATCAACCGCGTGAAAGATGGTGAAGGCAACTTCGGCTATAACGCACAAACGGGTGAGTACGGCGACCTGTTCGAAATGGGTGTTCTAGACCCGGCTAAAGTAACCCGTACTGCACTGCAGTCCGCTGGTTCTGTCGCTGGCCTGATGATCACCACTGAGTGCATGATTGCTGACGATCCTGAAGAGAAAGACGCTGCTCCAGACATGGGTGGCATGGGCGGAATGGGTGGCATGGGCGGCATGATGTAA